The Deinococcus reticulitermitis sequence CGTCTCCTCGATGTCCGCGTCTGGCCCGAGCAGCACCTCACGGCGCTGGGCGTAGATCTCGTCACGCTGCTTGCTCATCACGTTGTCGAATTCGAGCAGCTGCTTGCGCACGCCGAAGTTGCGGTCCTCGACCCTCGCCTGCGCCTTCTCGATGGCGCCCGTGACCATCTTGGCCTCGATCGGCTGCGAGTCGTCCATGCCGAGCTTGTCCATCATGCCGACGACGCGGTCGTTGGCAAACAGCCGCATCAGGTCGTCCTCGAACGAGACGTAAAAGCGGCTCGAGCCGGGGTCACCCTGCCGGCCCGCACGCCCGCGCAGCTGGTTGTCGATGCGGCGCGACTCGTGGCGCTCGGTGCCGACGATGTGCAGTCCGCCGAGTTCCTTGACGCGCTCGTGGTCCTGCACCGTCGCCTGCTGGAGGTCGAGGGCCTGCCGGATGAACTCGGGCGTGATGCCCGGAATCTGGAGGCCGAGCGTCTCCGCCTCCGGGTCGAGCCGGCTGACCGCCTTGATGAAGGCCTCGACTTCCGGCGAGAAGCGGCTCACCCCGAGCTGGGATTCGATGCTCTCCCCGATGATGAATTCCGCGTCGCCGCCGAGCTTGATGTCGGTCCCGCGTCCGGCCATGTTGGTGGCGATGGTGACGGTCCCGCTGCGGCCCGCCTGCGCGATGATGCTCGCCTCCTGCGCCTCGAACTTGGCGTTCAGGACCGCGTGCTGCACGCCCGCCTGCGTCAGCAGCGCGCTGAGCTGCTCGCTCGTCTCGATGCTCGCGGTGCCGATCAAGATGGGGCGCCCGGTCGCGTGAATCTGCTGGACTTCCCCCACGACCGCGCCGTACTTGCCCATGCGGGTGCGGTAGATCAGGTCCTCGCCGTCCTGACGAATCACCGGGCGGTTGGTGGGAATCACGAGCACGTCCGAGCCGTAGATGTCGAGGAATTCTTTTTCCTCGGTCTTGGCGGTGCCGGTCATGCCGGCGAACTTGCGGTACAGCCGGAAAAAGTTCTGGTAGGTGATCGTGGCGAGGGTCTGGTTCTCGTTCTCGATCTTGACGCCTTCTTTCGCCTCGATCGCCTGATGCAGCCCCTCGCCGTAGCGCCGGCCCGGCATCGAGCGGCCCGTGAACTCGTCCACGATCACCACTTCGCCCTCGGCGTTGACGATGTAGTCCTTCTCGCGGTGATAGAGCTCGTGCGCGCGGATCGCCTGGGTGATCATGTGCGCCTTGTCCATGTTCTCGGGGCTGTAGAGGTCTTTCAGCGAGAGCAGCTTCTCGATCTTGTCGATGCCCTGCTCGGTGAGGTGCACGGCCTTGTTCTTTTCCTCGATGGTGTAGTCGCCGGTGGGTTCAGTGCGCACCCCGGGCTCGGCGGGCAGGCCCTTTTTCAGGCGCCGGACCAGCTTGGAAAAGACGTAGTACAGGTCCGTGGCCTTCTCGGCGGCGCCTGAGATGATCAGCGGCGTGCGGGCCTCGTCGATCAGGATCGAGTCGACCTCGTCCACAATGGCGAAGTTCAGCGGCGTCTCGGCGCGCAGCGCGAGCGCCTCGCGGCTCTGGGCCATATTGTCGCGCAGGTAGTCAAACCCCAGTTCCGAGTTGGTGACGTAGGTGATGTCGCAGGCGTAGGCGGCCTGCTTCTGGCTGGGCTGAAGCTCGCGGTTGGCGATGCCCACCGTCAGGCCCAGCGTGCGGTAGAGCAGCCCCATCTCCTCGGCCCCGACGCGGGCGAGATAGTCATTGACCGTGACGAGGTGGCAACCCTTGGCCTCCAGCGCGTTCAGGGCGAGCGCGAGGGTCGCGACGAGGGTCTTGCCCTCGCCGGTCTTCATCTCGGCGATGCGGCCCTGGTGCAGCGCCGCGCCGCCAATCAGCTGGACGTCGTAGTGCCGCTTGCCGATCGAGCGCCGCCCGGCTTCCCGAATCAGGGCGAAGGCCGGCACCATCACGTCGTCGAGAGATTCGCCTCCCTCCAGCACCCGCCGGCGCAGGCTCATAAAGGCTTCGGCGAGGTTGTCCACGCGCTTCATCTCGTCTTCAAGGGCGTTGACCGGCTGGACCACCGTTCTGACAATGCGCTCCACATCGCGCTTGTTGTTGTCGAACACTTTGTTCAGGACACGAAACATGACACGCGAGTATACTCCGCGCCTCTGACAGAGGTCTGAGCAATTTTAGCTCCCGCTGCGTAGGCAACCTGAGTCGTCATCGCTCAAGGTGCCGCCGGGGGCACGTCGCCAGACAAGATGGACGCTCGCTCAAGTCCGGGTGCCGGCGGGCAGGAACCTTTTTCACTCCGGCCCCGTAAGGTGTGGTGTATGCAGAATATCGCCGTCACCCAACAGCGGACCGCCGATGTCGTCCGCACGTTTATGGCCCGTACCTACTCCTGGATGGGGGCCGGCCTCGCCCTGACCGCCGGGGTCGCCTACCTCACTGCCCAGAACGAGCCGTTCATGATGCAGGTGATGGCCCTGGCGCTGCCGCTGATGCTCGTGCAGCTCGCCCTGGTGTTTGTCCTGAGCCTTTTTGCCCACCGCCTGAGCAGCGCGGTGGCGGGCGTGCTCTTCATCGCCTACGCCGCCCTGACCGGGCTGACCTTCAGCGGTCTGCTGTTCGCGTACTCGCCCACCGCCGTGATCACCACCTTCGGCATCACCGCCGGCACCTTCGGATTGATGAGCGTGGCGGGCTTCGTGATCAAGCGTGACCTGAGCGCGATGGGGCGCTTCTTTCTCTTCGCGTTGCTCGGGCTGCTCGTCGCGATGATTGTGAACCTCTTCGTGCAGAGTGGGCCGCTCGGACTCCTGATCAGCGTGATCGGCGTGCTGCTTTTCGCCGGCCTGACCGCCTACGACACCCAGAAGCTACGCAACCTCGCCCTGAGCGGCATCAGTGGCGAAGGCGCTGAGCGCGCGGCGATCAACGGTGCCCTCGCGCTCTACCTCGACTTCATCAATATGTTCCTGTTCATGCTGCGTCTGTTTGGCGGCAACTTCTCACGCGACTGACCCTCCGCCGTTTCGGCAGCGCCCTGGCCCCAGCGGTCGGGGCGCTCTTCGTGGGCGGTTGCGCTCCGTGTCCTGCCCAGACTGTCCGGGCCAGAGGGCCGCTTTGCGGGGCATGCACCCCCAGCAGGTGAGCCTTCGGGGGATTGACAAAATAGCCAAGAGCTGCCTCACAGTGAGGGTTCTGTCAGAACTCTCTTCCTACAGTGATGTCGTGGACCTGCACGTGGCGACTTCCGAGACGGTGTCCAGGGCGGCGTTCGTTTCCCTGGCCCGTCAGACGCTGCGCGCACAGTTCACGCTGCTGATCTCGTTTCTGGCCTTCTTGCCCAACCTCGTCCTGACCCTGGGCAGCGCTCCCACCCTGGGCTGGAGCCAGACGCTCTGGATCGGCGTCGTCGCGCTTGTTTCCGCGCTGAGCGGCTACGTGCTCAGCGGCGCGCTGCTTCGGCCCCTGCACCGCCTTGAACTTGAAGTCGGGCAAGGCACCTTCGCGCAGGGGCACACCGATGACCCGCGCGAGATCCGGGCGCTGCGCCAGGCCTTCTCGAGCCTGATCACGCGCCTGAGCACCGAGCAGAGTCGGCGCAACGCCTTTATGGCGACGCTGGTTCATGACCTCAAGACGCCGCTGATCGCCACTTCGCATCTCACGCGGGCGCTGACTGAGTGGCCGATGCCCGACGCCGAGCGGCGTGAGGTCGGCTCTCAGATGCAGGCCGAGACGGCGCGGCTGCTTACCCTCGTGGGGCAGATGGCCGACGCCCACCGTTTCGAGCGCGAGGAGGTGCGGCTCGAACGCCGGCCCACCGCGCTCGGGGAGGTGCTGGGCAACGTCGCGCGCCGCCTGGAACCTCAGGCGCGGGCGCGCGGGCTGCGGCTGAGCGTCTCTGGCACCGGCACCGCTCCGGTGGACCCGGCGGCGCTCGAGCGCGCGGTGGGCAACCTCGCCGACAACGCGCTGCGCTACGCCACGGGCGAGGTCCGGCTGCGCGTGACGCCGGGTGGCGTGCAGGTGCAGGACGACGGTCCCGGCCTGAGCGCCGAGCTCGCGGACCTCGCCCAGCCGTTCAACGCCCAGCCCACCACCATTGCCGGACAGCAGTACACCGCCGGCAGCGCGGGCCTGGGGCTTTTCATCGCGCGGCGCATCAGCGAGGCGCACGGCGGTGAGCTGACCTACCACCGTACGCCGGCGGCCCTTCCTACCGGCTCTCCACCTCCCGGCTTCAATCCGCCTCTCCCTTCCGCTTCCCCCCCTGCCCGCACCTGGACCACGTTCACCATCACGCTTCCGGAGGTCACTGCATGAGACTCGTTATCGCCGACGATCACCCCCTTTTTCGCCTGGGCCTGAAGTACGCCCTGATCCAGCAGGGTTTCGATGTGGTGGCCGAGGCCGCTGATGGCCCGAGCGCGCTCGACGCCTGCCGGACCTATCAGCCTGACGCGGCGCTGCTCGACGTGAAGATGCCGGGGATGACAGGCATTGAGGTCTGTGACCGGTTGCGCCTGACCGCGCCGCGTGTGGTGAGCATCCTGATTACCACCTTCGCCGAACCCGCCATCGTGCAGGCGGCCCGCGCCGCCGGGGCCAAGGGCTACGTGAGCAAGGAGACCGACCCCGAGAGCCTCGCGCGGCAGCTGCGCGACATCGTGGCGCACCCCGAGATCGACCGCCTGCCCCAGGTGGACGTGCCCCGGCTGACCCCGCGCGAGTCCGACGTGCTGCCACTGCTGGCCCAGGGCTTTTCCAATAAGGAGATCGCCCGTAACCTCGGCGTCAGCCCCGATACCGTCAAGGACCACCTCGCGCGGCTCTACGCCAAGCTCAACGCCGGCGACCGCACCGAGGCCGTCAGCCGCGCCCGGAGTATTGGCCTGCTGGGCTAGGGAACAGGGGACCGGGGACCGGAGGGCACGTCGGCTCCGGTCCCCTTCTTTGTGTTCTTCGTGGCGGCTTCAGACCTCCAGCGTCATCGTCACCGGGCCATCGTTGACAAGTTCGATTTCCATATGTGCGCCGAAGACGCCTTCCCCGACCGGGAGGCCCTGGGCGCGCAGGGCGGCATTGAAGACCCCGTACAGTTCGCGCGCCTGCTCAGGCGGCGCCGCGCCGATGAAGCTCGGGCGGTTGCCCCGGCGGGTGTCGGCAAACAGCGTGAACTGACTGATGCTGAGCACCCCGCCGCCGATGTCGTGCACCGAGCGGTTCATCTTGCCCGCCTCGTCTCCGAAGATTCGCAGTTTGCCCACCTTGAGGGCGAGCTGCTCAGCCTTCGCCGCGTCGTCGCCGGGCGCGACCCCGAGCAGCACAAGGAGCCCCGCTTCCGTTTCGCCGGTCACGCGGCCCTCCACCGTGCAGCTCGCGCGGCTGACCCGCTGCAAGACCGCGCGCATCTAATGCCCTGTCCCTGCGCTGTCCAGGCGGGCGCGCAGCGAGGTGACCGCGCCACTCAGCAGTTCAGCCTCGGTGAAATCGAGGTTGCCGCGCGTCTTCTCGGCGAGCATGGTCAGTAGCTTCAGGCTGCGCTCGGCGGTCTGGCGGGCGCGGGCTTGTTCGAGAAGCCCGTCACGCGCCGCGCTCGCCGAGGCCGCGTTGAGGTCTCCCAGCGCGGCCTCGGCGGTGGCCTGGAGGGAGTTGACGAGTCCGACGAATTCGGGGTGCGGCATGAGGGGAATGCTACCTGAAGGAAACAAAACAACGCTCCCACGGGGGGAGCGCGTCAAGAGGACCCACCGGGGTCAGCCAGGGATACGGATCTTCTGGCCGGGGTGAATCAGGTCGGGGTTGCTGATGTTGTTGTAATGGGCGATTTTCTTATATTCCATCGGGTCGCCGTAATACTTCTGCGCGATGGCGCTCAGCGAGTCGCCGGCTTTGACAGTGTAGACCGTGTCACCCGTATCCTCGTCCTTGTCCTTGACGAGTTCTTTGACGCCCTGGGCAACCCGCAGTCCCGCCGCGTCCACGCCGCTCACGCCGTCGACCTCGCGGGCGAGCTTCTCGGCGAGGCGCTTTTCGTGATCACTGTCCACCACGCCGCGCAGGATCACGCTCTTGCCGCTTTGCAACACGTCGATGGGGTCGTCTTTGAGTTCGGCGTTGCCCCGGATCGCCTGATGCACTGCCTTGGCGATCCGGCTGTGGTCCTCGACCTCGGCGTCGAACTCCACGTCCCCTGCTCCCTGCTGCACGATATCGGGCATCTGAACCGGGGTGGCAGGGATGTCCTGGATCCGTGCGGCGGGTGCCTCGGCGCTGGGGGCCTGCGCGCTGGCCGGGGCACCGGGCGCCGGCTGGGGCGCCGATGCCTTCACCGGCGTGGTGCTCTGCTGAGCAATCAGGCCGCTGACCTCGACGCTCCTCACGCCGCTGATGCCTTCCGCGATGGCGCGGGCGAGCGCAACGTGGGCCGCCGTGGGCACCATGCCGACCAGCTTGACGGTGCCGCGCTGCTCGCTGACCTGAATTCCGGCGTCCTTCAGGCGAGGTTGGGCGGCGATCGCTTCTTTGACGCGGTCTGCCGTGCTTTTTCCAAAAGGCCACATGCCCCCAGCATAGATTGCATCGGTGTTCACAGTCACCTTCTTTTAAGGAAGGCATCAGCACAGGTGAGCGCTGAAGACGGCCCGGAGGCGAGGGGTGGAGAGGCGCCAAGCAAGGCGGCGGAGGAAAAAGACAGGCGGGGACGCTGGAATCTGGGACGGCGCTTTTCCGAAATGCCAGGTCGGAATGACCTCCGTAGACCCTCGCCGACCGGTCACCTCCAGTGCAGACGCCATACTGCCGGCCATGACGCAAGACTCGACTCCCGCTGGTGTTCCGCTCTCCCAGGATGACCGCGCCCGCCTCGATCAGGTGTTTATGCAGGTGGTGCTCGACGTGCAGGCACAGGTGCAGGCCCAAAAGCCCACCCACGGCAGCAACCTCGCGGCCATGTTCCACAAGGAGACGGTGACCGAGGCGCTCCAGGGCTGCGCGATGCTGATCGCGGGGTGGAACGCGGGCCGGGTCGACGAGGCTGGCGTCACCCGCGCCGCCAAGGCCCTGCGCGCCCTGGAGTTGCCCGACCTCGCCGAGCGGCTCGAGAAGCTGCGCGGCATCGCGCAGGGCTGAGCGCCCCAGCCCGGGTCCCTGGCCCTGGGAGCTAGGCCTCGCCCTCCAGCGTCATCGCCCGCACAGCCTCATGGTCCGCCTGCGCGAGTTCCTCGGCCTGACCGAGGGCGCCCCACTCGTCTACCCCGCCACTGAGCACCGGCGGCAGTCCCCGCAAGTAGGCCGCCTGCGCGATCAGATAGGCGGTGAGCGGCGTCGTGAGGAACTGAAAGAGCAGCACGGCGATCAGGCGAGTCAGCGCCGCCGAGTCCTGGAACGAGAGGGCGACCCCCAGAAAGATGCCCGCCGACCCGAGCGTCACGAGCTTGGAGCTCGCGTGCAGCCGCGAGTACAGGTCCGGAAAACGCACCACCCCGATCGCCGCCGTGAGCACGAAAAAGGCCCCGATCAGGATCGGAATGTCGCGCCAGGGATCGAAGTCGGTCATGGGGCGCCCACGGAGGCACGGGCGGGGCGACGGGTCTGCGGACGCAGGGGCTCAGGGTGGGGCCCGGAGTTTTTTGGACTCGGCGGCCCTTCGGCCCTGCGGTGTTGAGCCGGGCAGACGCTCACCTCAGCACCCGCCCGATCAAGAGGTAGCGGGTCAGGGCCACGGTGCTCAGGAAGCCGAGCAGGCTGAGCACGAGCGCTGCGTCGAGCACGACGAGAAGCCGGGTGCGCACGGCGATCAGGGTAAACAGCACGACGAGGTTCACGCTCAGAAAGTCGAACGCCATGATGCGGTCCCCCCAGCTGGGGCCGCGCAGCACGCGGTAGGTCACGAGCAGCACCGACAGGGTGACGATGCCCAGGGCAAGATTTACGATCACGAGGTCACCTCCACGGGGCGGGGGGGCAGGGCCGGCAGGAACGCCAGCAGCCGGTCTTCGACTTTCACGATGCTGGCGCGGGCGGCCCCGGCGCTGCTCAGCCCGACGGCGTGGGCGTAGAGCACCCGCCGGTTGGCGCTGAACCCCATGGCGACCGTCCCCGGCATCAGGGTAATGGCCGCGGCGAGCAGCGTCTGGCCGAACTCACCCTGCACGCGCAGCGGCACCGCGACGATCACCGGCGAGAGCGGTGGCCGGGGCCGCAGCGCCAGCAGGGCAATCTGAATGTTGGCAAGGGTCAGCTCGCGCAGAAAAAACCCCAGGAACCCGAGCACGGCTTGGCTGCGCGCCACATAGGACCCGGTCTCCAGCGCCTGCGGGAAAAGCGTCAGGATCACGAAGCCGATCAAAAAGCCGGTCACCAGTTCCCGGGTGCCGACCTCACCGGAGAACAGCGACCAGACGACCGCGATCAGGAGATTGAGCGCCAGCCCCCGCATCAGTCGGTCTCTTCTTTCGGCCCGTCGCGGCTCGTGGGCGGCGCCGGGATCACCACCGGTTCGGTGCCGAGCACGCCCCGGACATAGCGCCCGTGGTCGATCAGCTCGCGCGAGGTCTGCCCGGCATAGCTCAGGAGCGGCCCTGCCCCGAGCGCGAGGGCAGCCACCGCCGCCGAGGCGAGGTAGGCCGGCAGGCACTGGGCGAGCGGCACCCGGCGCACCGGCTCCCCGCGTGGGTGTTTGCCCCAGAAAAAGCCGCGCCAGATGGCGAGCATGGCGTAGAGCGTGATCAGGCTGGAGAGCAGCGCGCTCACGACCGCGATCACGGCGAGCGGCGAGCCCTGCGCGAGTCCCGCGCGCACCAGGGCGAACTTGGCGACGTAGCCTCCGGTCGGGGGCAGGCCCGCGATGGTCAGGGCACACAGCAGGTAGCACGCTGCGAGCAACGGCAGAAATTCCAGAAAGCCGCGCGCCCGCACCGAGCGCGTCCCGCTCGCCCGCTCGGCCACGCCGGCGATGAGGAACAGCGCCAGCGTGACGAGCACGCTCACCGCGAGGTAGGCGACGGTGGCCCGCAGCGCATCGGGCGTGCCGAGCCCGAGCCCGAAGGCGAGATACCCCACGCTGCCCATCACCGTGAACGACAGGATGCGCCGCCACTCGCGCTGGCTGACCGCCCCGAGGGCGCCGTAGAGCATGGTCACGGCTCCGAGGGTGAGCAGAAGCGCCTGCGGCAGCGCGTTGTCCTGCTGAAACACCGTCACGAACACCCGCAGCAGCGCGTACACACCGACCTTCGTCAGGACCGCCGCGAAGAAGGCGCCGCTCGCTGTCGGTAGGGCGGGGTAGGTGCCGGGCAACCAGAACCCGAGCG is a genomic window containing:
- a CDS encoding BON domain-containing protein, producing the protein MWPFGKSTADRVKEAIAAQPRLKDAGIQVSEQRGTVKLVGMVPTAAHVALARAIAEGISGVRSVEVSGLIAQQSTTPVKASAPQPAPGAPASAQAPSAEAPAARIQDIPATPVQMPDIVQQGAGDVEFDAEVEDHSRIAKAVHQAIRGNAELKDDPIDVLQSGKSVILRGVVDSDHEKRLAEKLAREVDGVSGVDAAGLRVAQGVKELVKDKDEDTGDTVYTVKAGDSLSAIAQKYYGDPMEYKKIAHYNNISNPDLIHPGQKIRIPG
- the secA gene encoding preprotein translocase subunit SecA, with the protein product MFRVLNKVFDNNKRDVERIVRTVVQPVNALEDEMKRVDNLAEAFMSLRRRVLEGGESLDDVMVPAFALIREAGRRSIGKRHYDVQLIGGAALHQGRIAEMKTGEGKTLVATLALALNALEAKGCHLVTVNDYLARVGAEEMGLLYRTLGLTVGIANRELQPSQKQAAYACDITYVTNSELGFDYLRDNMAQSREALALRAETPLNFAIVDEVDSILIDEARTPLIISGAAEKATDLYYVFSKLVRRLKKGLPAEPGVRTEPTGDYTIEEKNKAVHLTEQGIDKIEKLLSLKDLYSPENMDKAHMITQAIRAHELYHREKDYIVNAEGEVVIVDEFTGRSMPGRRYGEGLHQAIEAKEGVKIENENQTLATITYQNFFRLYRKFAGMTGTAKTEEKEFLDIYGSDVLVIPTNRPVIRQDGEDLIYRTRMGKYGAVVGEVQQIHATGRPILIGTASIETSEQLSALLTQAGVQHAVLNAKFEAQEASIIAQAGRSGTVTIATNMAGRGTDIKLGGDAEFIIGESIESQLGVSRFSPEVEAFIKAVSRLDPEAETLGLQIPGITPEFIRQALDLQQATVQDHERVKELGGLHIVGTERHESRRIDNQLRGRAGRQGDPGSSRFYVSFEDDLMRLFANDRVVGMMDKLGMDDSQPIEAKMVTGAIEKAQARVEDRNFGVRKQLLEFDNVMSKQRDEIYAQRREVLLGPDADIEETTEGMISDFVDTQLATFLPIDVGHEQWDIEGLQTAMVDAVPQLGDFDFEGLRTLSPAEAQNRLLLAVADAFDARKEELSPTMMNSLSRYVLLQVVDQHWKEHLHGMDVLRQGIGLRGYGQRDPFTEYKFEATNMFNDMIDNLKADVTKFVFRMQFGQA
- a CDS encoding response regulator transcription factor, producing the protein MRLVIADDHPLFRLGLKYALIQQGFDVVAEAADGPSALDACRTYQPDAALLDVKMPGMTGIEVCDRLRLTAPRVVSILITTFAEPAIVQAARAAGAKGYVSKETDPESLARQLRDIVAHPEIDRLPQVDVPRLTPRESDVLPLLAQGFSNKEIARNLGVSPDTVKDHLARLYAKLNAGDRTEAVSRARSIGLLG
- a CDS encoding monovalent cation/H+ antiporter complex subunit F, encoding MIVNLALGIVTLSVLLVTYRVLRGPSWGDRIMAFDFLSVNLVVLFTLIAVRTRLLVVLDAALVLSLLGFLSTVALTRYLLIGRVLR
- the mnhG gene encoding monovalent cation/H(+) antiporter subunit G, yielding MTDFDPWRDIPILIGAFFVLTAAIGVVRFPDLYSRLHASSKLVTLGSAGIFLGVALSFQDSAALTRLIAVLLFQFLTTPLTAYLIAQAAYLRGLPPVLSGGVDEWGALGQAEELAQADHEAVRAMTLEGEA
- a CDS encoding DUF1844 domain-containing protein, encoding MPHPEFVGLVNSLQATAEAALGDLNAASASAARDGLLEQARARQTAERSLKLLTMLAEKTRGNLDFTEAELLSGAVTSLRARLDSAGTGH
- a CDS encoding complex I subunit 5 family protein; the protein is MSAPTPDFLPPAGVLTSWLPLAPILTPMGFGLLALAPLRRPLKVGLLVGGALLTLLFSLLLVSATADGRVLVSLLGGWAAPFGIVMTADRLGAFMSVLGAVSGVFAAWFLAADEDRVRERHHSFALLLLLLTGVQLSFLTGDLFNLFVAFEVMLVASYALAVLGSTREQLREGFRYIVMNLVASALLVVACGLAYGALGTLNFAHLAQRSAELGPNTTVTAVSVLLLIVFAAKGALFPLGFWLPGTYPALPTASGAFFAAVLTKVGVYALLRVFVTVFQQDNALPQALLLTLGAVTMLYGALGAVSQREWRRILSFTVMGSVGYLAFGLGLGTPDALRATVAYLAVSVLVTLALFLIAGVAERASGTRSVRARGFLEFLPLLAACYLLCALTIAGLPPTGGYVAKFALVRAGLAQGSPLAVIAVVSALLSSLITLYAMLAIWRGFFWGKHPRGEPVRRVPLAQCLPAYLASAAVAALALGAGPLLSYAGQTSRELIDHGRYVRGVLGTEPVVIPAPPTSRDGPKEETD
- the dtd gene encoding D-aminoacyl-tRNA deacylase is translated as MRAVLQRVSRASCTVEGRVTGETEAGLLVLLGVAPGDDAAKAEQLALKVGKLRIFGDEAGKMNRSVHDIGGGVLSISQFTLFADTRRGNRPSFIGAAPPEQARELYGVFNAALRAQGLPVGEGVFGAHMEIELVNDGPVTMTLEV
- a CDS encoding Bax inhibitor-1/YccA family protein produces the protein MQNIAVTQQRTADVVRTFMARTYSWMGAGLALTAGVAYLTAQNEPFMMQVMALALPLMLVQLALVFVLSLFAHRLSSAVAGVLFIAYAALTGLTFSGLLFAYSPTAVITTFGITAGTFGLMSVAGFVIKRDLSAMGRFFLFALLGLLVAMIVNLFVQSGPLGLLISVIGVLLFAGLTAYDTQKLRNLALSGISGEGAERAAINGALALYLDFINMFLFMLRLFGGNFSRD
- a CDS encoding HAMP domain-containing sensor histidine kinase encodes the protein MDLHVATSETVSRAAFVSLARQTLRAQFTLLISFLAFLPNLVLTLGSAPTLGWSQTLWIGVVALVSALSGYVLSGALLRPLHRLELEVGQGTFAQGHTDDPREIRALRQAFSSLITRLSTEQSRRNAFMATLVHDLKTPLIATSHLTRALTEWPMPDAERREVGSQMQAETARLLTLVGQMADAHRFEREEVRLERRPTALGEVLGNVARRLEPQARARGLRLSVSGTGTAPVDPAALERAVGNLADNALRYATGEVRLRVTPGGVQVQDDGPGLSAELADLAQPFNAQPTTIAGQQYTAGSAGLGLFIARRISEAHGGELTYHRTPAALPTGSPPPGFNPPLPSASPPARTWTTFTITLPEVTA
- a CDS encoding Na+/H+ antiporter subunit E, which translates into the protein MRGLALNLLIAVVWSLFSGEVGTRELVTGFLIGFVILTLFPQALETGSYVARSQAVLGFLGFFLRELTLANIQIALLALRPRPPLSPVIVAVPLRVQGEFGQTLLAAAITLMPGTVAMGFSANRRVLYAHAVGLSSAGAARASIVKVEDRLLAFLPALPPRPVEVTS